The Candidatus Nanosynbacter featherlites DNA window CAGTTGCGGTCGCCCGCCCCAGGGTGCTCAGTCCAGTTCGCGCCAGCATCGGATGAGGTGTGAATCTTACCGCCCCATGCTGCTGCAACCAATTTACTGCCGTCAGTAGACCCGGCGATTGAGGACCAATTTCGAGAACCTGCCACATCACGCTTTGACCATGTAGCACCCGTCTTTGGTACAGGTGTCTCAGCCGGCTGTGTGCCCGCACCCTTTTGGAATACACGAACGTAGTCGATCAACATGGTTTGCTTCGGGAAACTATCTGAAGGAGAGATTGGTTTCTGATCCGCATCTGCCTCCACGTAGTCGTTTATGATAAAGCGCCATCCCTCATCAAACGTCTTTTTAATCAATGATGCATCAGCTAATTTTGTCAGAGGAGCAGCTGGTGTACGTTCAATTTCCTTGCTGTCAGTGGGGCTGGCGTGATAATGATATGCGGTGATTGGCTTGTCATCCACAAAATACTTAACCGTCTCACCATCATACTCGACCGCCCATGTGTGCCATTCATAGGCCAATGTACCTGGCTTGGAGCCTGCTCGGTGTTCATCGCTGTGGATAATCCTCCTGGTTCGCCAACCATTTTTCCAATTGCCAGAAACGCCATGATGGTAACAGGTAGCATGGGTACTTGACCAGGTATATGCTGGTGTGTAGGAGTACCATTCAATGATGTCTAGCTCGCCGTATGGGTCATTAGCATTAGGATTATCATTACAATTCTTTAATGAGACACCATTAACCATCCACAGTGATGGTCGTGTACCATTTTTTCCATTCCAGTTAAATTTGGCGCGAATCTCGGCGCGGAAAGGTTTTGTACCATCCACCACCTTAGTCTTATTCGTCACTCGACCGCTAAGGTATCGTGTCATCTTACCATTTGGACATGGCGTTTCGCTAGCATTAGAGTCATTCAATGGTTCATCAAGATTTGCAACACAGTGGCGCTGCGTTTTGATCTCTAGATAATCATTGTTGACAACCCTGACGTTGCTCGGATTGTAGGCTAGGTGATTATTGCCATAATTATCTTTATTTTGTTTGAATACGTCCCAGCTATCAGGCACTGAGGTACCTTTAAACTCCTCGCTCCACACAACGCCCCATTGACTTGCATTGGTGCTACCGTTGTACAGTAAAGCTAACAATAAGATACCACCAGCTGATACTAGTGCTACGAATAATCGTTTCGCCATCCCCTTTTTCTCCCTGTGTTTATGTTAAAAACTCTTGCCAAAAATTATAGCGCTAATACATTCTGATTGCAAGCATTGTTGTAAATAAAACTATTGATGTCTGGGGTGAAATACGGTAAATTATCGCCGCGTGACTTTGACCATTGCGTCGCGAATCACCGTGCCGTCAAGGGTATAACCAGCACGTAGCTCCTCGGCGACAACTTCTTTATCGCCGTCTGCTTCTTCGTCAAACTGCACCGCCTGATGCAGCTCAGGATTAAACAACGTCCCTGGCTTGGCATCAATTTTTTCTAAGCCAATTTCTTTGAGCTGCTTGTCGAGCTGTTTGCCCAAACCAGCCATGCCTTTAGCCCAAGCGTTATCTGCTAGTTTCTCCGGCACATTAGCAATCGCTCGCTCAATCGTATCAATCACTGGTAACAATTTCATCACTGACTTGGCCTGACCCATGCTGTGGGCTGACTGCTTTTCGGCCTCGACACGCTTACGATAATTCTCAAAATCGGCCCGTGTCCGCTGTAAGTC harbors:
- a CDS encoding nucleotide exchange factor GrpE, whose translation is MTKHKKIDDLQHTIDELTLDLQRTRADFENYRKRVEAEKQSAHSMGQAKSVMKLLPVIDTIERAIANVPEKLADNAWAKGMAGLGKQLDKQLKEIGLEKIDAKPGTLFNPELHQAVQFDEEADGDKEVVAEELRAGYTLDGTVIRDAMVKVTRR